ACTCAAACTGTACCTTATCAGAAAAGTCTGGAATATTTTCATGTGGATGATCCTCAAAATACTTCTTGAGAAGCTTCTTGTCAAGCTTCATccagcaaaagaaagaaaactgtTTTAAAGACCGAAAACGCAAAAGCATTAGTTACGGAGATGGTGTTTGTATAATATAACCTTAGACTCATCAACTTTGATGGGAAGATTGAGAAGATACTGGCCAGAGTGTGCAACTTCCATCTCTTCATTACTTGTTATTTTAAAGTTGCTCTTCTCCATAACCTTTACAAAAATAGCACATTTCAAGAACACTGAGcatacataaaaacataagGAGGAAATAAGCTAACCATAATGAATCAAAGAGACAAACCTGAAACAAGTAAGCAAGGAAATTTTGTTCAAGGACATCAAGTTCCTTAGAGGTTAAGTTCTGCTGTTGGATTTTCTGAGCACCGTGTACAGGATCAAACAGAGAGTAGAGTTGCTGGAGACAAAACACATGataaaatgagaaagaaaaaaaaagcaaaagccaGACAAGTGTTTGTAAGAGAGGATGAGGAATAAGGTTAAAAAAAGACCATGAGATCTTCAAACTGAAGAAGATACCAAGCCCGAACAGTGTACTCAATTCTCTTACAGAGCTTTAGGAACTCTTGTCTGTCATNNNNNNNNNNNNNNNNNNNNNNNNNNNNNNNNNNNNNNNNNNNNNNNNNNNNNNNNNNNNNNNNNNNNNNNNNNNNNNNNNNNNNNNNNNNNNNNNNNNNNNNNNNNNNNNNNNNNNNNNNNNNNNNNNNNNNNNNNNNNNNNNNNNNNNNNNNNNNNNNNNNNNNNNNNNNNNNNNNNNNNNNNNNNNNNNNNNNNNNNNNNNNNNNNNNNNNNNNNNNNNNNNNNNNNNNNNNNNNNNNNNNNNNNNNNNNNNNNNNNNNNNNNNNNNNNNNNNNNNNNNNNNNNNNNNNNNNNNNNNNNNNNNNNNNNNNNNNNNNNNNNNNNNNNNNNNNNaaaaaaaaaaaaaaaaaaacacacacacaagccAATTTTTTATCCGACCACAATTtgcaaccaaacaaacaaaggaaaataaaaatttgggtCTTGGATACAAAATCGGAGTAcaagggaggaagaagaaactgacCAATGAGATTAGCCAAGGTCATGATGAGTTTAGGTTTGAGGATAGGGATGACAGATTCGGGTTCAAGACGAATCATTTCCTTGTTGTGTCGTTCCGCCATTTCAAAAGGTTCGATTTTGGGAAttcagaaacaaagaagaaggaggaagaaggaagaagaagaagaggaagggtAACGGACCCTGAAGAGGAACAAAACCGAAGCTTTCCAGCGAATTAATGTCGTTGAACTCCACCCAACGGATCTGCCTATGTACTTCCTTTCTATTTTTCCTTTCctaattaatactttttattcTCTTAAGTCTCTTAATCTTCTTGGTCGATCCTCCAATCATCATTGTagtttccaaaaatgtataATCAAACATTTGGGTCGATTAATAACTTAATTAtacaaattgataaaaaaaatttacagatAAAGGATACAGAGATAATTTCCTTGCCGACATTTCAATCAtgagaataatattaatttcagaCCAAATTACAAAGGTTGTAATGTAATGTTTACAAGACTAATAAAGTAGAAGGTAGGTCCTCACTTTATCCTAatctccaccatatctcaaaccctaattaaACCCAAACATTGCTTTTGTGTCTGTTCTGTTCTGCCTCATTATTTCTTTTGTCATATGGGTTATATAAATTAGGCCCATGAAGTTGTTGTTATGGGCTTTTCACATCCAAAAATTAATGGATTATATTATGGGATTCACTAATGCGCGTGTTCACAGTCTCCTTTCGACGCGCGTCAGGGTTCATAGTCTCTTAAGATTTAATACCTTAAAGAGATTTGGAGAGGTACAGAGAACGTTGACTAGGAGTAGATGGACGAAACGTGTCAAATCTTCTTTTGAAAGAGCTTACATTTGATTCCCTTTGTGTAAAAGACTAAAAATCCATGTGTAATTAAATTGTAACAATGTGTACATTGTGGACTACTTATAAAGTGTACTACATTTAGATTgttgtataatttaaaattgtcaaaaaattacagtgttttaaataaaaaccaacctaAAACTCATGCATCACGCTAATTTATCCTAGGAATATTGTATGAGTTAGGTAATTGTATTATTTATAGATATCTATATAACAAATGTTTATAAATACATTTAGTGAAATTGCATTACTTAGACTATGTGCAATATATGACAATTGTCTTTCaacaaatctaaaaccaaatttttatacTATTTACCTTGAATATATCttgaatatgatatatatttttatattatttatgtctTATCTATATTATAGCGCGTAGTTCATACGTACGGTTTTAAGTCTATATATCATTTTTGTGTTATCAACATTATAGCACGTGGTTCACACGTACGGTCTTAAGTCTATGTAGAATCTCCTCAATTATCAAAATCTTATCTTCATTTATCTTAATAGATTTTTTGCCTTGCTATATATACAGCAACGAAATCTTGTTCTGAAACCCTACATTTTGTTTCCTCTCACAAATATACCGCCACCCTCGTCCCTTAAGCCATGGGTCGTGGAACCTTTTTTCATGCTGTACCAGTAATCCTTGGCTCTAATTTACCTCCTTATCGTTCACCTCCTTATCGTCCAACTCCTAAAACTCCCGAACAAGAACGACAGGTAAAactaattgtattttttttagatcATGTTACTTTTGGGATATAAGTTGTGTTATTTTTCTATGACTTacgtttctcttttttttttcttttttctttgtagatCATGAGTGAATATTTGTACCTTTTGGTGTCAGATCTTGAACCAATGTTGGCACCAAAAATCACAGGAATGCTTCTACAAATGGACGAAGACATTATCCTTGATTTGATAGGATCACCTGAAGCCCTCAAAGAAGCTGTCAAAGAGGCAACTAAGATTCTAGCTGACTGGATTCCGCAACAGCTAAAACTGGTAAAGAAGGAAGCTGCTTGCAAGTTCATGGCTTCCATCATCCCTAAACCTAAACTCTGAAATGTGTTTATGGTTGTTGTTTATCAATATGAGAATCAAACCCTGGCTTCAAGTCTAAGTTTTGAATCTTTGTTTTCGTTTGAATAAAAGTATtgaaatattattgttattgacAATGACAATAAtgttatgaataaaaaatgttttgttttttccaaaTAAATCGTATGGTGCATGGTTAGAGCCTCAAGTGATAGGAACAAAGTAATAACAAAGGGGCTCAAATCATCTTGATGACTCCTTTTAATTCGATTTGGTTATGAATTTCATCTCCGATCATTTTTCAGTCATCCATAATCATAACAACAATGGAATAAAGTTTGAATCCACGATTTAATTGTCACACTTAtgattatgaataaaaatataatatacgaTGGTATATGTGGTAACAAGATTGTAGTGTGGTGCTGAAACGACAACTAAATTGAATTTATGTTGGCAACGAGATAAGCGAGAACCTATCAGTTTTGTCGATTTCGGGTTTCATATGTCCAAAAGGTTTTAGTCCAAAATCATATACATCAAATTTATCGATTTGTCTTGCTTCAGATCTTTCAATACATAAATCAAACCCTCATATGTACTTAACTTTGCAAAGAGTAGAAAGGCTAAGGCATACAAAactggttttctttttcttaaggaaaataagtttttttttttcttttttataagcACCAAAAAGAAGTTGACAAATAACTTCTTGTATATTGCCattatttgtttcttatatatttcaatttgataaacacattaaatagtaatttgacttctttttttttagtaaatgaaATAAATCAGTAAATTACAAATTCAAAGACTAAACCAATCATAGCAacaaagatatgattttaacaaaatttggcAACCTAGCTAAGTTTTTAAAgttatataagatataattaaataatttgtacatagatatatgtacatatatatatataatatttaataaattttgtttaaggataattataatttacaaaattatcaaaagcATAGAGATTATGTAATAATACTCcattaattaatgaaattgaATTGTGTTTGTGTTACAATTATTCACACACACACTAATCAGTTTCTTAAcgcaaaagagaaagaaagaagaagagataaaaaagGTATTTATAACCGATgttcaaaaaccctaaatcgcgTTCTCAAATCTGCCGCCGCCGCCATCATTGATCCATCCAGGTATTGCTCTATCCCTGACTCTTCACGTGATTCGGTCTACTCTCTCCTCTTCGCTGATCCATTCGATTTCTATACTCAAATCGTGTTTTAGTACATCATAGTTTCAAGCATTCTGATTCTCTCTAgccaagttttaatttttttgttcatcaatcACTTTTCTTGCGATTGAATccaaaaagtttaagaatttgGCATAGTTAGGGTATGTAGATAAGGTTTGTAATCacaaaattcaatttttgtttttggttttgacagTTATGGATTCGAGTTACTCTGATTCACGTCCCATGTTTGTGCAATCACCTTATGGTGGTTGGAATCAAAACCAGATGATGGATTCAACGGTTAATCCAGTGAACAGTGAACAAGGCGACTTGCATTCTCTATCTGAATCACAATCTTCTCAGCAGTTACAACAACAGCCTTCATTGAAAAGGCCAAGACTTGCTGATGATAACGTCTTTAATCTTCCGCCTTCGTCTTTTCCTCCTCCTACTCCTACGAGTAGCAATCCTTGGATGGTTCCATCGTTGAACCCTCCTCCTCCTGTGAACAAAGGAACTGCTAATATATTCTACAAGACTAGAATGTGTGCTAAATTCAGGGCAGGGACTTGTAGGAATGGAGAACTCTGCAACTTTGCTCATGGAattgaggatttgaggcagccTCCTTCGAATTGGCAGGAGATTGTTGGACCTCCTGCTCAAGATAGggacagagagagggagagggagagggagagggaaAGGGAAAGACCGGTTTTGGCGCCTGTTGGGAATAATAACTGGGAAGATGATCAAAAGATAATCTTGAGGATGAAGCTTTGCAGGAAGTTTTGTTTTGGGGAAGAGTGTCCTTATGGGGACAGGTGCAATTTCATTCATGAGGAACTGTCAAAGTTTCGTGAGGATTCAGGGAAATTGAGAGAGACCTCGGTTATAAGTGTTGGAACAACTGCTGCTGATCAACCATCTGTTGATAATGGTACTGCTTCTAATCATATTGAAGTAAATAGACAAGGAAGCATCCCGGTACCTCCGCCTATGAGCAATGGTGGTGTTGTCAAGACTGTGTACTGGAAGACGAGGTTATGCATGAAGTTTGAAATCACAGGTCAATGCCCTTTCGGCGATAAGTGTCACTTTGCTCATGGCCAAGCAGGTATGTTAGCGGAACATGTATCTTTGTTAATATGATGACGTTATGTTATGGTATCCTTTTATAGTTTTGCAAGTCCTGTCTGAATTCTATATCTGTGAACTTCTGTTTCTGATTTGGCTATTGATTACAAAATTGCAGAGTTGCACAACTCTGTTGGAAGGGTAGAAGGTGAAGCTGTGAACGCAGTAGCATCTGTGAGTAAACAAACAGTGGCACCTGCGAATGAATCTTTTGCGATGAAACCAACTGCACAAGTAATAGCAGATTCTTCTGGTCTAAACGAAGAAGGGCGGCGAAAGAAGTGTTTACTCAAGTGGAGCGACTCCAAGAAAATTAACCGAATCTATGGAGACTGGATCGATGATCTACCGGTGGGTCAAAAGTCGACGAAACCAGTAGAGAGCTGAGTTTTTTTATCAAGGCCGGTTccatttgtcttcttctttgtcttttgaaTGATCAAAAGTGATAAGCCTTTGGTCTAAAATTTTGAAGAGTAGTAGAACACtctctttatttgatttcattttagCAATTCTTTGATTCGCTATTAGTTTAGAATTTCCCTTTTGTTGCAATCTTTTATTACATACACGAAGAGTGGCTTGGTTCACTAATAGCATCATATTcatcttaatttgtttttctttggctTCTGATTTGGTTAATAATATGGATAGTTTTCGTATTTCGGTGGCCCTCTAAATGTTAATAACAAATCGGATGTCTTAACTTATAGAGAGTTCACGAGCGTCAAGCTAGTTAAGCAGATGTTAAAAGTGATTTACTAAACCACTTAAACCGATTTGTGAAATGACTCAGACTCGGACGGTAGGCATTTGTTGTTTGGATGTTCTAATTTAATGGTTTAGTGGTGCTGATGATTTATACATTCTCTCTTATATAATCCTTTCATAATATATGCATAGTTGTTGAGAAAATACGAAAGCTTATGGTTAGGTTCATCGTATTCGCATGCAAACAAAATCATGGAAttatatcatcatttttttaaagtatttaattCTAAATTGTGAATAATGCAGAACAATCCATTTAACAAAGAGACCACATACACGGACTGTTTAATGCCAAGCgatctttttggtttgtttccctacaaaacaatactataataaACATTTCATACTAACGGCTTAAAGTGATTAATCATATTTGCTATAtacttttataatatatttgatgaTTTCATTGTGTAATCCTAGCTTTattctattcttttttatagaaatcacacaaaataatatgggccctcaaattaatatttttcgtAACGTCTCCTTTACTATTCCCCACTTCTCCAATTTCTATtaactttctctttcttttttttccctattgttttgtactcttttttcaACACGACATGATGGGTAATTAAAGAGCTGTTGTAGGTAGTAGTAGTAAAAAACTACAAACTGTCGGTGGACACTGGAGAGCACTTAAGGAATCCTATGGCCCTCCtccttataaataaataagaattaagaaaagtGAAACATAGTAATAATACTTGTCTTGTTAGTGACTTTGTTGATTATCTAACTATATGAAAGTAGGTAGAACCAATTTCTAGACCTAACATTTTAGGTCAACTCTTCCATATCTGgtttcttttataaactaaaCATTGGTAAAATAGATTTTCTATTTGTGGAATTTTTCGTCAAGTCATCATTCACTTGTTTGAAAACTATGAAAAGAAGAGATGGCAAAAGTaattaacaaagaaagaagCTACAAGCAAATGTGAAATGTCATTGTCTATTTGTCTTCTGGACATCATTTTAACG
The Camelina sativa cultivar DH55 chromosome 15, Cs, whole genome shotgun sequence DNA segment above includes these coding regions:
- the LOC104746322 gene encoding maternally expressed PAB C-terminal protein-like; amino-acid sequence: MGRGTFFHAVPVILGSNLPPYRSPPYRPTPKTPEQERQIMSEYLYLLVSDLEPMLAPKITGMLLQMDEDIILDLIGSPEALKEAVKEATKILADWIPQQLKLVKKEAACKFMASIIPKPKL
- the LOC104746323 gene encoding zinc finger CCCH domain-containing protein 39, which gives rise to MDSSYSDSRPMFVQSPYGGWNQNQMMDSTVNPVNSEQGDLHSLSESQSSQQLQQQPSLKRPRLADDNVFNLPPSSFPPPTPTSSNPWMVPSLNPPPPVNKGTANIFYKTRMCAKFRAGTCRNGELCNFAHGIEDLRQPPSNWQEIVGPPAQDRDRERERERERERERPVLAPVGNNNWEDDQKIILRMKLCRKFCFGEECPYGDRCNFIHEELSKFREDSGKLRETSVISVGTTAADQPSVDNGTASNHIEVNRQGSIPVPPPMSNGGVVKTVYWKTRLCMKFEITGQCPFGDKCHFAHGQAELHNSVGRVEGEAVNAVASVSKQTVAPANESFAMKPTAQVIADSSGLNEEGRRKKCLLKWSDSKKINRIYGDWIDDLPVGQKSTKPVES